The Agrobacterium tumefaciens genome contains the following window.
TCCGATCTGAGAGCGCAGATGTCCGCCAATGGGCTGTGCGTGCAGCGAATGCAGGACCTCTGCGCCAAATATGGTGCTGACAAGGTGCTCGCAGCCGGGGACGCACTCCAGGACTATGCAGAACGTAAGATGCGGGCAGGGATCGCAGCGATACCAGATGGTGTCTACAGCTTCGCCGACTACTTCGACAGCAACCAGTTCTCCGAAATCATGGAGCTCAAGGTCGATATCACCATCAAGGGCGATGCGATGAACATTGCGTTTGAAGCGCCGCCGCAGGTGCCTGCGGGCCTGAACGTTATCTACACCGCGCTGCTGGCGACGTGCTACTACGCGGTCAAGGCGGTCATCGATCCGACGATCCTGCCGAACGCGGGTTTGTCCCGTCCGATCACGGTCAAGGCACCTCTGGGCTCACTGCTCAACTGCACGCATCCTGCGGCAGTCGATGGCCGCATCATCGCCTGCCAGCGTGTCGCTGATCTGGTGCAAGGCGCGCTCGCGAAGGCCCTGCCTGGGAAGGTGACGGCCGCAGGGAACGGAGCCTGCACCGGTGCCCTGTTCACTGGTACGCGAGAGGACGGTTCTCTCTGGGTGTATCTTGAGACGATCGGCGGCGGTGGCGGCGCACGGCCCACGGCAGATGGCTTGAGTGGCATTCACGTCCACATGACGAACACCTCAAACCTCCCGGTGGAGGCTCTCGAGCTGGAGTACCCCTTGACACTGCTGCGCTATGAACTCGTAAACGGTTCAGCGGGAGCAGGTACCTGGCGCGGCGGGATGGGCCTGCGCCGAGTCTACCGCATTGAGGCCGATTGCCGCTGCAACGTGGACGGGGCCCGCTTCACGGTCCATCCGTGGGGCTTGAACGGCGGCCTGGAGGCAACGGGCTCCGATTTCGATTTCGGGAATGACGAACACAATCTACCCGGAACGGTGCAGTTGAGGGCAGGCCAGGTGATCCAGATCATCACACCTGGCGGAGGTGGCTACGGTTCGCCGTCCGGCCGCTCTCCGGAAGCCGTCCGGCGCGACGTCAAGGAAGAGAGGATCACTTCCGATTTCGCCGAGCGCGTCTACAGCTACCGGAGTGTGGAAAGCCATCAGCAGACAGCCTTCGCCTGAGTTGAAAACCGTTTCGCCGCGCCAGGCTCAACGTGGCGCGGCTACTAAATCTTTGCCCAGATGCCAACCGCGGCACTTATTTAGTATCGAATGGTTACTTCAAAGGGCGACGTCCTTGGAGACTTACGATCTTTCAGCCGCCGGCATCCATATCCAGCTCGATCTCGGGCTGGGGCAGGTCAGCAAATTCGAGATCTTCTTGGATGGCCGCCAGCTCAGCCCGTTTCACACGGTTCCCTGGATAGGGTAACCTCCCTCGAATGCGTGCCGTCGCCTCAAGCAGTTCAAGGTTTAGAAAGGGCAGGGAGCCGATCATACGATCTCCGGACGAAATAATCGGAGGAGGACGGTTTCGACTACACTTCCTGTTCTGAAGGAGACTCCTCAAGGAATGGCGCGATCACCAGTTCGTCTACGAGTGCAGAATATCTGTCGCGATCATCCTGCGGTAGCCCTTCATCCGTGATGATACGCTTGATCTGCTTCATTGGAACCACGCTGTAGATCTTGCGACTGCCGAACTTGCTGCTGTCGATGATCAGCGTCGTCTCTATCGCGGCTCCCACCATGGCTCTTTGAAGCTGGACGAGATCCAGCCATGTGTCCGTCGGTCCGCTAGGATCCACAGCATGCGTACAGAGAAAATAGTGATCGCAATTCAATTCGCGTACGAACTTGGTGCTGGTTTCACCAAGAAGGACGTAAGCGCCGTGCCTGCATGTCCCACCTGGAACAACCACTGAGATCGGGTCCCGGTTAGCGAGGATCGCGGCAACCTGGACATCGTTGGTGATGACAGTGAGCGGAATTGCGAGCTCAGCAATCGCATGGGCGAGAAGATGCGAGGTCGACTTCGAGTCGATGAGAACGCTCTGTCCCGGCTGCAGAATGCTGGCGGCCGCTTTCGCGATCGCGCGCTTTTCCTCAACCGAGGTGTTGCGCGCTTCCTCCATCCGCTGCTCGTAGGTCGTGTTCTGCCGAACGCGGACAGCGCCCCCGTGGGTTCGTTTGAGCAGTCCGTCCGCCGCCAGCGAATCCAGATCGCGTCGGATGGTAGAAATTGACGCATTCAGACGCCGGGCGAGATCCTGCGTGGAAGCAACCGAATTGGTCGAAAACCAATCCAGAATCTTCGAGCGCCGTTCCGCGGGAAGAAAATCGTCGTCCTGAGCAACATTCTTATCGTTCAAGCGTGTTCTCGCTGTTCTCACTGCCATGATCATTTACTATGCGAGAAATCGGATGGATGGAAGGTTTCATTCATTTGGGAGGCCGGCTTGCGCCGACCTTCCAGCCGAAAAATCACTGGCTGATGTCGATCAGCTTCGCTTCGACAGCGCCAGCTCCCTTGTAAGCCTGCACTTCGATCTCGACCTTGAACTCGTCGTTCCCGAGCGGCGTGCACAGGACCGTGCGGGCCGGGTCGATGCCCCTGAAACGCTCGCCGACGTAGGCCATCACAGTCGGAGCGTCTGCAACGTTCGGGATGTAGATCGTTGAATTGATGACATCCTTTAGGGATGCGCCGACAGAGGCAAGGGCCCGCTCGATGTTGTTGAAGCACTGAGTTGCCTGTTCCACCGGGTCGGTGGACATCTCGCGCGTCTTGTAATTGCGGCCTGCGGTGTTGGAGACGTAGATCCAGTTATCTACGGCCACGATACGCGAATAGCTCTCCTTCGTTTCGTAAAGGCTGCCAGACTTAACCTTGATGACCTCGACCATTTCTTTCCTCATTGGGTTAGATGAATCACACCAGCCTGCCGGATGGCGCTAGACCAGCGCATTCGCCACATGGCGCCCACGCTCGCTCACCGCGCCAATGCAGTGAACGATCATGAAATATTGGGAATGATCATAATCCGCAAGCTCAAATCATCAAAAAACGTCATAAAACTTCGAATATGATAAAAATCTTCCGCGAAACGCCGCTTACTATTGACGTTTTCTGAACCAATGGCATTATGCGCTGCAAGTCTGGTGTGGTAAGCGGCAATAAATTGCAGCTTTCGACCTCGCCACGCCCGGGGCTGCCATCCAAGCGTCCCTCTGGCTTTTTTGAACGATTGGGAGCAGTGCGGACGAACGCGCGCCCCTGGGGAGCGAAATCATGTTAATCTACCTGGCGAAGCGGCTAGGGTTTGCTGTTGTGACCCTCCTGAGCGTTCTCACGCTCATCTTCCTAATGGTCCGGATACTTCCTGGTGACCCCGTGCTCATGATCCTGGGTGATCAGGCTAGTGCGGAGAGCGTCGCGGCTTTGCGGCAGCGTCTCGGTCTCGATCAATCGATCGGCCTTCAGTATGTTCACTTTCTAGCGAATGCCGTGACAGGTGACCTCGGCAATTCGATGGTATCGGGTCGGCCAGTCACGGAGGAGGTCTTGAACGTCCTCCCTTACACGCTGGAACTGACCTTCGCCTCCCTGGTGGTGGGCCTGGCGCTCGGAGTTCCGACGGGAGTATGGGCGGCGGTGAAGCGCAGCAAGCTGCCGGACTACATTCTCCGGCTGATCTCGCTTATCGGGCTGTCGCTTCCGGGCTTCGTCTCCGCGATCGTCCTGCTGATCGTGTTCGCCATCAATCTCCGCTGGTTTCCCGTGATCAGCGCTGGTGGTGATGAAGGTATCGTCAACCGCCTCTGGCAGATGACGCTGCCGGTCGTCTCGCTCGCGCTGATCATGATGGCCTACATCACGAGAGTGACGCGTTCCGCGATGCTCGAGGTGCTCAACCAGGATTTCGTTCGCACTGCACGAGCGAAAGGGGCGAGACCTGCTGTCGTCATCTGGAGACATGCTCTCGGAAACTGCCTGATTCCAATCAGCACTGTCGTCGGCCTCTACCTCGGCATCCTGATCGGTAACTCGGTTCTCACCGAAATCGTCTTCTCGCGGCCCGGTCTTGGCAAACTGATCCTGACCGCGCTGAGCCAGCGGGACTACACGCTGCTTCAAGGCATGGTGGTCGTCTACACGCTAATCGTCGTGATCGTGAACCTCGCGACAGATCTCACTTACGGTCTCTTTGATCCAAGGGTGCAGTACAAATGAGCAATTCCACCGTTCCTTCGACGAGTCCCGACCAAGGGTCGCGGAAAGCCACAAGCTTCCTCATTCGCATGAACCCATCCATGTGGATCGGCACGGCCATAATCGTGGCGCTCGTTGCCGCCGCCATCCTGGCGCCGCAGATATCTTTCTATCCGCCTGCCAAGCAAAACCTGTTCGATCAACTCTCTCCGCCAGGGGCTGACTACCTCCTCGGCGCGGATCAGTTCGGCCGCGATATCTGGACCCGGCTGGTCTATGGTGCGCGCTACTCGCTGCTGATCGGCTCTCTCGCCGTTCTTGCCGCAATGGTGATCGGCACCTTCATCGGAATGATCGCCGGATTCAGGGGAGGGAGGATCGACATCATCCTCATGCAGGTGATGGATGTCATCCTGGCCTTCCCGTCGCTGATCCTCGGTATAGCTCTAGTTGCCCTCATGGGCGCCACGATGACGAACATCATTGCCGCCATCGCGTTCACGTCCGTCCCCGCATTCGCCCGCGTTGCGAGAGCCGCCGTCCTGACACAGCGCGACAGGGAGTACGTGCAGGCGTGCAGCGCCATGGGTTTCTCCGGACCGCGAATTCTGTTCCGTCACATACTCCCGGCCATTCTCCCGGAGGTGATGGTGCTGGCCTCGCTTTGGATGGCGAACGCAGTGAGGACGGAGGCATCACTGGCTTTCGTCGGGCTCGGTATTGCGCCGCCTGCGCCGACCTGGGGCGGCATGGTGCGGGACGGCTTCCAGGTCATCCTGAGTTCTCCATACCTTGCCCTGTTTCCGAGCCTGGCGATCCTGCTGCTCGTTCTGGCATTCAATCTGATCGGTGACGGTCTGCGCGACCTTATCGATCCCCGAATGAAGGATTCTCACTGATGACCCAGCCCGCGGTACTCTCAGTAAAGAACCTCAAGGTGGCCTTCGGCAGGAAGCAGGTCGTCCATGATTTGAGCTTCGACATAGCGCCAGGGTCGACACTGGCTGTGGTGGGCGAGTCCGGGTCCGGCAAGAGCGTAACCTCGCTGGCGATCATGGGCTTGCTGCCGGATGGCGTTGCCAAGGCCAGCGGATCGATCAAGCTGGACGGCCGCGAGCTTCTCTCCCTGACGGAAACAGAGATGTGCGGTATCCGTGGGGGCAAGATCAGCATGATCTTCCAGGAACCGATGACATCGTTGAATCCCGTCCAGAAGGTCGGCGTTCAGATCGGAGAAGTCATTAGCATTCACCGCGGCCTCCGCGGCAAGGAACTGCGCAACGCCGTCCTTGAAATGCTCAGGAAGGTCGGCATCCCGGATCCCGAGCGGCGGATCAACAACTATCCGCATACCTTCTCCGGCGGCATGCGCCAGCGCGTGATGATCGCCATGGCACTCGCCTGCAATCCTTCGGTGATCATTGCGGACGAGCCGACCACGGCGCTCGACGTAACCGTTCAAGCCCAGATACTCGAGCTTCTGAAGGAACTTCAACGCGAGACGAACGTCGCGCTTCTCTTCATCACGCACGACATGGGCGTGGTCGCCGAGATCGCCGACCGCGTGCTCGTCATGCGTGCCGGACAGGTTGTGGAGTCGGGTTCAGTCGAAACTGTCTTCACGGAGCCGGAGAGCCCTTACACCCGCGTCCTGATCGAAGCCGCTCCCTCGGTTGCGGGGAAGCTGATCGCTATCGATCAGCCGACCTCCAAGATCGACGGTCTTCCTCTTTCCTACGATGGGGGAGGACCGGTCCTGGAAGTTCGCGACCTCAGCGTTCGCTTCCCTCTACGCGGAGGGCTTCTCGGAACGGTGCAGGGCAACGTGCACGCGGTGGAGAAGGTGTCGTTCGCGATCGGCAAGGGCGAGACGCTCGGGCTTGTCGGAGAGTCCGGGTCTGGCAAGTCGACGATTGGAAAGGCGATAATCGATCTCGCGCCGCGGCATGGAGGAACGATCGTCGTGGACGGTCGCACGGTCGACTACTCCGAGCACGCAAGCTTGGCCGCGTTGCGCCGCGATGTTCAGATGATCTTTCAGGACCCGTTCGGTTCGCTCGACAGCCGTCAGACGGTCGGATCTGCCA
Protein-coding sequences here:
- a CDS encoding DeoR/GlpR family DNA-binding transcription regulator — protein: MNDKNVAQDDDFLPAERRSKILDWFSTNSVASTQDLARRLNASISTIRRDLDSLAADGLLKRTHGGAVRVRQNTTYEQRMEEARNTSVEEKRAIAKAAASILQPGQSVLIDSKSTSHLLAHAIAELAIPLTVITNDVQVAAILANRDPISVVVPGGTCRHGAYVLLGETSTKFVRELNCDHYFLCTHAVDPSGPTDTWLDLVQLQRAMVGAAIETTLIIDSSKFGSRKIYSVVPMKQIKRIITDEGLPQDDRDRYSALVDELVIAPFLEESPSEQEV
- a CDS encoding hydantoinase B/oxoprolinase family protein — encoded protein: MTKIDPITVEVIGSALTSIVEEMGEALVRASYSTNIKERRDCSTALFDHRGNTLCQAEHIPMHLGSFIGIIPHINKRYAADDIKPGDVFIGNDAYEGGATHLPDIVLAEPIFHESTMVGWAVNTAHHADFADRGHAHIYQEGIRLPPVRLYREGKLQRDLQDVFLLNCQVPHERLSDLRAQMSANGLCVQRMQDLCAKYGADKVLAAGDALQDYAERKMRAGIAAIPDGVYSFADYFDSNQFSEIMELKVDITIKGDAMNIAFEAPPQVPAGLNVIYTALLATCYYAVKAVIDPTILPNAGLSRPITVKAPLGSLLNCTHPAAVDGRIIACQRVADLVQGALAKALPGKVTAAGNGACTGALFTGTREDGSLWVYLETIGGGGGARPTADGLSGIHVHMTNTSNLPVEALELEYPLTLLRYELVNGSAGAGTWRGGMGLRRVYRIEADCRCNVDGARFTVHPWGLNGGLEATGSDFDFGNDEHNLPGTVQLRAGQVIQIITPGGGGYGSPSGRSPEAVRRDVKEERITSDFAERVYSYRSVESHQQTAFA
- a CDS encoding ABC transporter permease — translated: MLIYLAKRLGFAVVTLLSVLTLIFLMVRILPGDPVLMILGDQASAESVAALRQRLGLDQSIGLQYVHFLANAVTGDLGNSMVSGRPVTEEVLNVLPYTLELTFASLVVGLALGVPTGVWAAVKRSKLPDYILRLISLIGLSLPGFVSAIVLLIVFAINLRWFPVISAGGDEGIVNRLWQMTLPVVSLALIMMAYITRVTRSAMLEVLNQDFVRTARAKGARPAVVIWRHALGNCLIPISTVVGLYLGILIGNSVLTEIVFSRPGLGKLILTALSQRDYTLLQGMVVVYTLIVVIVNLATDLTYGLFDPRVQYK
- a CDS encoding ABC transporter permease, which translates into the protein MNPSMWIGTAIIVALVAAAILAPQISFYPPAKQNLFDQLSPPGADYLLGADQFGRDIWTRLVYGARYSLLIGSLAVLAAMVIGTFIGMIAGFRGGRIDIILMQVMDVILAFPSLILGIALVALMGATMTNIIAAIAFTSVPAFARVARAAVLTQRDREYVQACSAMGFSGPRILFRHILPAILPEVMVLASLWMANAVRTEASLAFVGLGIAPPAPTWGGMVRDGFQVILSSPYLALFPSLAILLLVLAFNLIGDGLRDLIDPRMKDSH
- a CDS encoding ABC transporter ATP-binding protein, translating into MTQPAVLSVKNLKVAFGRKQVVHDLSFDIAPGSTLAVVGESGSGKSVTSLAIMGLLPDGVAKASGSIKLDGRELLSLTETEMCGIRGGKISMIFQEPMTSLNPVQKVGVQIGEVISIHRGLRGKELRNAVLEMLRKVGIPDPERRINNYPHTFSGGMRQRVMIAMALACNPSVIIADEPTTALDVTVQAQILELLKELQRETNVALLFITHDMGVVAEIADRVLVMRAGQVVESGSVETVFTEPESPYTRVLIEAAPSVAGKLIAIDQPTSKIDGLPLSYDGGGPVLEVRDLSVRFPLRGGLLGTVQGNVHAVEKVSFAIGKGETLGLVGESGSGKSTIGKAIIDLAPRHGGTIVVDGRTVDYSEHASLAALRRDVQMIFQDPFGSLDSRQTVGSAIMEPMHVHGIASGPALREKMEWLLQKVGLDPARASSLPHEFSGGQRQRICIARALAMSPKLIIADEAVSALDVAIKGQIIDLMMDLQSDFGISYLFISHDMAAIEKICNRVAVMYFGELVEIGSRDDVIGRPGHSYTKRLLSAVPITHPSQRSKRTVATPQSQPPASPIKPLGFTPDGQQWAAVDERHFVRV
- a CDS encoding RidA family protein encodes the protein MVEVIKVKSGSLYETKESYSRIVAVDNWIYVSNTAGRNYKTREMSTDPVEQATQCFNNIERALASVGASLKDVINSTIYIPNVADAPTVMAYVGERFRGIDPARTVLCTPLGNDEFKVEIEVQAYKGAGAVEAKLIDISQ